In the genome of Asterias amurensis chromosome 16, ASM3211899v1, one region contains:
- the LOC139948864 gene encoding nucleolar MIF4G domain-containing protein 1-like — protein sequence MKSSGGGRGPGGQDRGPQNLSRAKVAVHKMMLKTAESNKKTTNNKNKSRAKVDPRESMFKGPQGLSRKERRRQAKQEKKSKMIALHSKKSGTSSDKVGGHPGLLQTTDAEVPGKNREKNKRKKINRARKLKEEQEAAKREEELAEANKDDEKTIKRLEKELNFKKNRKTKAKITPSIFKADGLDYLLDFVNADSEDFLKDIMHDDDTRGDTDSGDDSDADSEDSAHSGTVTTNSKFTSSKAGSRIEDGSEGDESEDDQGFSGDGDDFDEDEIENEEAEVTSDSDSKNKPFDKNGQSSKDLKNSKKSAKRKHFEESNSEDDSETETPRKLPEVKMDPYGNLIGEEKKATGTYIPPQKRAKMMGHDEKKQEQLDRLRKQLKGLINRLSESNVQSISGQIEELYLVNSRNDMNELLTQLIMDSCINLILTGERLVMEHVMLLAILNTNIGNEVGAHFIQAAACKLDELYSQGGNYGDGKHCDNIVLLFTHLYNFKVIHCTLVYDIIRKLVDGFTERDIEMLLLILKNAGLMLRKDDPSSLKEIILQIQTKASTCSEEFKQQSRVKFMLETIYAIRNNNVRKIPNYDPAQLDHMRKILRLLIKGKGHNDNDATLRVSLENLLMAEEKGRWWIIGSSWAGNQTTFNQDTRPKGETPGTSDKTSSLINELSRQQRMNTDLRKTIFSIVMTAEDYVDAFEKVLRLNIKGGQEREVVHVLINCCLQEATFNPYYAHLGCKLCQYDRKYKMAFQFAFWDKFKILSEMSNSNNGNLALLLSQMLVSKAVAITVLKVIEFADIDKLTVRFLRQTLRSLLLHRSKESTVAVFSAVTSLPKLRFFREGLRLFLLHFVLPKTGGKGHEIGDDMRQKLQERVKLADQTLAGESPDAPI from the exons atgaagtcaTCTGGAGGAGGAAGGGGGCCCGGAGGCCAAGACAGAGGGCCCCAGAACCTGAGTCGCGCCAAGGTTGCTGTACACAAAATGATGCTTAAAACAGCAGAGAGCAATAAGAAAACAaccaacaataaaaacaaaagcagGGCTAAGGTGGATCCTAGGGAATCCATGTTTAAGGGCCCTCAAGGACTGTCAAGGAAGGAGAGGCGGAGGCAAGCAAAACAGGAGAAGAAGTCCAAGATGATTGCTCTCCATTCCAAGAAGTCG GGCACCTCAAGTGATAAGGTCGGAGGTCATCCAGGATTACTCCAGACAACCGATGCAGAGGTACCAGGGAAGAACAGGGAGAAAAACAAACGCAAGAAAATCAATAGAGCAAGGAAGCTGAAGGAA GAGCAGGAGGCAGCCAAGAGAGAGGAAGAGCTGGCTGAGGCTAACAAGGACGATGAGAAGACAATCAAGAGGCTGGAGAAAGAGCTAAATTTTAAGAAGAATAGAAAGACGAAAGCCAAGATTACGCCCTCGATCTTCAAGGCAGATGGGCTGGACT ACCTTTTGGATTTTGTAAATGCTGACTCGGAGGACTTTCTGAAGGATATTATGCATGACGATGACACAAGAGGTGATACAGACAGTGGGGATGATAGTGACGCAGACAGTGAGGACTCCGCACATTCAGGCACAGTCACAACAAATTCCAAATTCACTAGTTCCAAAGCTGGGAGCAGAATAGAGGATGGTAGCGAAGGTGATGAAAGTGAAGATGACCAGGGGTTCTCAGGGGATGGAGACGACTTTGATGAAGATGAAATAGAAAACGAGGAGGCTGAGGTCACGTCTGACAGTGACAGTAAAAACAAACCATTCGACAAGAATGGGCAGTCCAGCAAGGATTTGAAAAATTCCAAAAAGTCTGCAAAAAGGAAACATTTCGAAGAAAGCAATTCTGAAGATGATTCAGAAACAGAAACGCCTCGGAAACTACCAGAAGTGAAGATGGATCCGTATGGAAATTTGATTGGCGAGGAGAAAAAGGCGACCGGGACGTACATTCCGCCTCAGAAACGAGCCAAGATGATGGGGCACGACGAGAAGAAACAGGAACAACTGGACAGACTTCGTAAGCAGCTGAAAGGTTTAATCAAcag ATTGAGTGAGTCTAATGTGCAGTCTATCAGTGGACAGATTGAAGAATTGTACCTCGTCAATAGTCGCAATG ATATGAATGAGTTATTAACCCAGCTGATAATGGACTCCTGCATTAATTTGATTCTTACTGGTGAAAGGCTTGTCATGGAACACGTCATGTTGCTAGCCATACTCAACACCAATATCGGAAATGAAGTGG GAGCACACTTCATCCAAGCAGCTGCCTGCAAGCTGGACGAGCTGTACAGTCAAGGTGGTAACTACGGCGACGGTAAACATTGTGACAACATTGTCCTACTCTTCACGCATCTCTACAACTTCAAG GTGATTCATTGTACGTTGGTGTATGACATTATAAGAAAACTTGTAGATGGCTTCACTGAGAGGGACATTGAAATGCTGCTACTGATCCTGAAAA ATGCTGGCTTGATGTTACGGAAGGACGATCCGTCATCTCTGAAGGAGATCATCTTGCAGATCCAGACTAAAGCCAGCACATGCTCCGAGGAGTTCAAACAACA GTCTCGTGTTAAGTTCATGCTAGAGACCATCTATGCCATTCGGAACAACAACGTGCGCAAGATTCCAAACTACGACCCGGCACAGCTCGATCACATGAGGAAGATCTTGAGGCTGCTCATCAAAGGCAAAG GTCACAATGACAATGACGCCACCCTGCGCGTGTCTCTTGAGAATTTACTGATGGCCGAGGAGAAGGGACGCTGGTGGATCATCGGCTCTTCATGGGCTGGTAACCAGACTACCTTCAACCAGGACACCAGGCCCAAAGGGGAGACACCGGGAACCAGTGATAAGACCAGCAGCTTGATCAACGAGTTGTCACGGCAACAGCGGATGAACACCGATCTCCGGAAGACGATATTCAGTATAGTCATGACAGCAGAG GACTACGTGGATGCCTTTGAGAAAGTCTTGCGTCTGAACATCAAAGGAGGGCAAGAGAGGGAAGTAGTTCACGTCCTGATTAATTGCTGTCTCCAGGAAGCAACCTTTAACCCCTACTACGCTCATCTTGGCTGCAAACTCTGTCAGTACGACAGAAAATACAAG ATGGCGTTCCAGTTTGCATTCTGGGACAAATTTAAGATTCTTAGCGAGATGTCGAATAGTAACAATGGCAACCTGGCGCTTCTTCTAAGCCAAATGTTGGTGTCCAAAGCTGTCGCTATAACTGTCCTGAAG GTGATAGAATTCGCCGATATCGACAAGTTGACCGTGCGCTTCCTCCGCCAGACATTACGCTCGCTGCTTCTCCACCGCTCCAAAGAGTCCACTGTGGCTGTCTTCAGTGCGGTGACCTCGCTACCAAAGCTGCGCTTTTTCAGAGAGGGCCTGCGATTGTTTCTACTTCACTTCGTGCTGCCCAAGACGGGCGGCAAGGGACATGAAATCGGTGACGACATGAGACAGAAATTGCAAGAGAGAGTCAAGCTGGCAGATCAAACCCTGGCAGGTGAAAGTCCCGACGCTCCGATTTGA